One genomic region from Apteryx mantelli isolate bAptMan1 chromosome 7, bAptMan1.hap1, whole genome shotgun sequence encodes:
- the ZNF365 gene encoding protein ZNF365 — protein sequence MQRGLPRQRSPERAATRLPFRCPRCGGGGFRSLSALRAHLEHGHGCEERSLLGTSSLFSSLKDAELVAAAAEPPAPGSLGSAGGAAQQKPSYLGFRDAPGEGTGRRPSLEAEAERPVAFVASYGPADSPGERLSAPGFPTADSKASFEAHVREKFNRMVEAVDKTIEKRIDRLTKELAQKTAELLEVRAAFVQLSQKKQEVQRRERALSRQVDVAVEMIAALKQRLTESEEELHRKEEEVVTFNHFLEEAAEKEVRGKARLQHFIENLLQRVDLAERQLEYYQNQQVLCHHNDVSEPVFTEISLHKKPRCLSRGSQHASYNIPDAKPHSFQKGRILLKKVKDEKTSMQPVRYFYEPVDCPRELWKPQKKGEPICSARKVNAKSKMGKKAKPL from the exons ATGCAGCGCGGGCTCCCGCGGCAGCGCTCGCCGGAGCGCGCCGCCACGCGCCTGCCCTTCCGCTGcccgcgctgcggcggcggcgggttccGCAGCCTGTCCGCGCTGCGGGCGCACCTGGAGCACGGCCACGGCTGCGAGGAGAGGAGCCTCCTCGGCACAAgcagcctcttttcctccctcaagGATGCCGagctcgtcgccgccgccgcggagccccccgcgccgggcagcctgggcagcgccggcggcgcggcgcagcagaAACCCTCCTACCTCGGCTTCCGCGATGCGCCCGGCGAGGGCACGGGGAGGCGGCCGTCGCTGGAGGCGGAAGCCGAAAGGCCCGTGGCCTTCGTGGCGAGCTACGGGCCGGCCGACTCGCCCGGCGAGCGCCTCTCTGCGCCCGGCTTCCCCACCGCTGACTCCAAAGCCTCCTTCGAGGCGCACGTCAGGGAAAAATTTAACAGGATGGTGGAGGCCGTGGACAAAACGATAGAGAAGAGAATCGACAGGCTGACCAAAGAGCTGGCCCAGAAAACCGCCGAGCTGCTGGAAGTGCGGGCGGCTTTTGTGCAGCTGTCGCAGAAGAAGCAGGAGGTGCAGCGGCGAGAGCGGGCCCTGAGCAGGCAGGTGGACGTCGCGGTGGAGATGATCGCAGCCCTGAAGCAGCGCCTCACCGAGTCCGAGGAAGAGCTCCACAGGAAAGAGGA AGAAGTTGTCACTTTCAACCACTTTCTcgaagaagcagcagaaaaagaagTCCGGGGAAAAGCCAGGCTCCAGCACTTCATAGAGAACCTATTGCAGCGGGTGGACCTGGCAGAAAGGCAGCTAGAATATTACCAAAACCAGCAGGTTTTGTGCCACCACAACGATGTCAGCGAACCTGTG tTTACAGAAATTTCATTACATAAGAAACCCAGATGCCT gaGCCGAGGAAGTCAACACGCTTCATATAACATCCCTGACGCAAAGCCTCACTCCTTTCAGAAAGGAAGAATCTTGTTGAAAAAAGTAAAGGATGAAAAAACCAGCATGCAGCCAGTCAGATACTTCTATGAACCTGTTGATTGCCCAAGAGAACTATGGAAACCACAAAAGAAAGGTGAACCAATCTGCTCTGCCAGAAAGGTGAATGCAAAATCTAAGATGGGTAAAAAGGCCAAACCGCTATAG